The DNA window TCGAAGAATTAATCCTCTCACTAAAAACACCCATATCGTTAATTTTTTCACTGATGGTTTTGTCTATGATTGCATTTAATCCTTTAACACTCTCGTTGGCACTAAAAAGAATTTCCTTCTCTATTGAATCTCTAGCTGATGAATATGACAATGCCCCAACTAAAACCACTGGGATTAGCAATATGAGTGCAAATGAAATATACAACTTCCTTTTTAAACTTCCAAATAAAATTTTCATACAACAGTACTCCTTTTCCTAAATAGGGATTTATAACATAGCTCCTGCTATTGATATTAGAAACCCTCTGCTTTTATCGGTCGAAATCCCTCAATTCTAACCCTATTATTTAATTATTTTTAATGAATACCCTTACATGAATTACACAGAAAAATAGCTTTTTTCACTCTATTTTGTTTGACGAGAAACTACCAAACCTATTTGACTCGTTTCAGTAGTAAAGTGAAACTTAATCAGTGGGGATTTTCTTCATCCCCCTAACTTCTTAGCCTTCTGTAAAATTTTGAGGTAGAGGCATTACTGTTCTCCGTTTCTTTATCAATCGATACTACCTTTTTTCTCGCTGTTTCCACTGACACTTTATTAAAAGGAAAATTAATAGGATAACCAATATTAATCAAAACCATATAGCTCATTAATTTGCTTTTTTCATGGTAGATGGTGGCTATGTGAAATAATAGCCACAGTTGTTTCTATCCTTTTAAAAAAAACGCCAGTACTCTCTATTTCTTTTGAGTACATCTAGTGTTTTAGTCTATTGACTTGGTTCATTGGAACTTTTTACTAACTTCCTGGCTTTTCGTTAGTTATTTTTGTTACAATAGTTTAATAACTTACACTTAAGAAAGTAATCATTAGATTTAGGTGATTTTATAGTCTTTTCTATTTTTACTTTCCTATTAATTAATTTATCTGACTTTCGAATAATTTTGTGATATTATTAATAGTAAGTTCGATTCATTTTCCTTTTTAGGTCTTTTGGGGAGGTATGTAATGAGGTGAAACTTGGGCAGCTGATTAAATTAGAGCGACAAAGACAGAATATGAAGCAAGAGTATTTAGCTTCTGGTATTTGCGTTCCTTCTTACTTAAGTAGAATTGAAAATGGTTTAGTCACACCAAGTGAAGATATTCAGCAGCATATTCTTATGCGGTTAAATATCCCATTGGATTCATTACAGAGTGATGAAAACCCGGAAAAATCACTACCATTTAAACCACTCTTTAAAACGGTAATAAACTCTCGAGATAAACAAAAAGCAAATAAGCTTCTTCAGGATATTCACTTTTATATAGTTGAACATCCACTTGAACCTGAGCGACTTACACTTCTTTTAATGGAAACAAGATTGATGCTTATGCTGCCTGAACATACCGTCGAAATCCAAACTAATGTGGCTATATTAGAAGAGTTTAAAAAAGAAATGGATACCGAACAGTTATTTTACCTGTATACAATACAAGGTATAATAGCATATCAGAACAATCAATTTCGGCAAGCATCAGAGATTTTCTCACAAGTGTTTACATTAATTAAAAGCTACCGTATGGAAGACTGGGAGATGGCAGAGCTTTATTACATATCAAGCTTAACTCTTTTGTCTGAATCACGATACATACTCGCAATTGATTATGTAAAGTCTGCCCTATCCTATTTTAATCAAGAAATATTAATAGAACGCTCCATTGAATGTTTGGTTATTTTAGGTATTGCTCAAAAAGATACTGGGGTATTAAAAGAAGCATTAGCTACTTATG is part of the Psychrobacillus sp. FSL H8-0483 genome and encodes:
- a CDS encoding helix-turn-helix transcriptional regulator, with protein sequence MKLGQLIKLERQRQNMKQEYLASGICVPSYLSRIENGLVTPSEDIQQHILMRLNIPLDSLQSDENPEKSLPFKPLFKTVINSRDKQKANKLLQDIHFYIVEHPLEPERLTLLLMETRLMLMLPEHTVEIQTNVAILEEFKKEMDTEQLFYLYTIQGIIAYQNNQFRQASEIFSQVFTLIKSYRMEDWEMAELYYISSLTLLSESRYILAIDYVKSALSYFNQEILIERSIECLVILGIAQKDTGVLKEALATYEKAKEISSKIESSKFNGMIEHNLGTCHSLLGNQKQALLHFQSSLDAKSKPNDSIVTILSIVKEYHKIIDIKNAKIWLEKGHELLDLLTENNRTFYYNHFAVYRAILFEEKNFILIFKKSLEYFESKQEYKYCSIYCYVLAKKLANDKQYKQATIYYELGFNYQLKQLKVSRWEELL